Within the Cyprinus carpio isolate SPL01 chromosome B18, ASM1834038v1, whole genome shotgun sequence genome, the region TATAATGAAAGTACATTAATATCactttgtaaatttaatatatgattttattgtCTTATTCTCTGCCAGAGTTGGATCAGAATGGCAACGCTGAACAATACTGCAGTAACTAATGATAGTCATGTCTACCGTTGTGAGTTAAAAGAACACTTCAAGTACATTCTCCTCCCGGTGAGTTACACTCTGGTGTTTGTGTTCGGTCTGGGGTTGAACATCACGGCCATGTTTTTCATCTTGTTCCGAACCAAACACTGGAAGCCCAACACCATCTACATGATCAACCTCAACGTCTGCGACACGCTTTACATCCTCACCCTGCCGTTCCTCATCTACTATTACGCTGATAAGAACGACTGGCCGTTCGGAGAGCTGATGTGTAAGCTGATTCGCTTTCTCTTCTACACAAACCTCTACGGAAGCATCCTCTTCCTCAGCTGCATCAGTCTGCACCGCTTTTTAGGCATCTGCCACCCGATGCGCTCTTTGTACTGGATGAACAGCCATCGCGCTCGTTTGATTTCTGTGGGAATATGGGTGATCATTCTCATCTTACAGGCACCGATTCTTTATTTCTCCCAGGTGAGACATAATGGTAATGATCTGGTCTGTCATGACACCACCATCAAGGAGCTCTTCAAAGACTTTCTGGTCTACAGCTCGGTGGTGATGTTTCTGCTTTTTGTCATACCGTTTGGGGTGGTGCTG harbors:
- the LOC109061822 gene encoding P2Y purinoceptor 2-like, producing MRAGLRHVDTSSPAYNEETQHEQAEEEQDCAGLKSVRGNSGKNLLKKKHSWIRMATLNNTAVTNDSHVYRCELKEHFKYILLPVSYTLVFVFGLGLNITAMFFILFRTKHWKPNTIYMINLNVCDTLYILTLPFLIYYYADKNDWPFGELMCKLIRFLFYTNLYGSILFLSCISLHRFLGICHPMRSLYWMNSHRARLISVGIWVIILILQAPILYFSQVRHNGNDLVCHDTTIKELFKDFLVYSSVVMFLLFVIPFGVVLVCNCLMVKKLLDPGVLREPMSQRSKQKSVKMIIIVLLTFMLCFLPFHVNRSIYYTFRYLDKQDCDILRLSNNIYKVTRPLVSLNSCIDPILYFMAGQSFRNSINKKSKKSDKSLSTL